Part of the Pseudomonadota bacterium genome, GTCGCCCGCAGGCGCGACGGAGGTCCATACGCCGGACGCGAGATCGTAACTCCACACGTCCTCGAGAGGCTCCATGTAAGGGCTGTAGCCGCTCCCGGTGATCAGGATCACGCGGCCGGCGTCTTCGTCGACGAGCAGCGAGCCGTGCTCTCGTGCCTCTGGCCCCTCGGCGGCGGTCCAGGTCTGCCGCGAGAGCCAGGATATGGGGAGCACCTCGACCTGGAAGACGTAATCCTCCGCCGCGCCGAGATCGTCGGCCATGGACACGGTCACGTCGATCGACCCCTGCACGTCGTAGCTCGCGTGCAGCTCCATGGTCGCCGCGGCCGCATCGAGGGCGATGGTGAGCCCAGGATCCGCGGACGCGACCGTCGCCTCGAACTGATCCCCTTCCGGATCGGACAGCGTGAACCCCTCGAGCACGAGGGTCGTGCCCTGGCCGAGCGTCGGGGTCTCGGTCCAGCCGGCCGAGAACACGGGCGGGGAATTCGCCTCCCCGCCGCCGTCCCCGTCGCATCCGACCGCGCAGCACAGGAGCGCGATCACCGCGAAGAGCAGCGACGCGTATCTCATCCCTTCTTCTCCTTTTCCGGGAACGGCTTGAGGACGTACTCGAGAGAGCCCAATCCGAGCTCCGCCGCGTGGCGGACGTGTCCCCACGAGCTCTTCAGGTGCACGGCGCCGAACGGATCGTTCCCCCCGTACCCCGCGGCGATCAGCCGATCCGCGCGCGATCCCGGCAGGAGCGGCGCCTTCGCGACGAGGTCGAGCGCCGCCGCGTCGATCGCCACCGGATCGCTCGCGATGAGCACGCCGACGTTCTGCACCATCGGCACGTCGCACATGTCCATGCAGTCGCACTCGGGCTGCATCTCGAGCAGGAAGCTCACGTAGACGACCTTCCCGGGCGCGAACGTCCCGGCCACCGCCCCGGCCTGCGCCGCGAGCGCCCGCTGGAACATGCCCTCGTCCTTGGGCGTGGAGAGCGCCTCCTCGGGGCAGGCCGAGATGCACCGCCCGCAGCGCCAGCACTCCTGCGTCGCGGCGACGACCCCGTCGCGGATCTTCATCGCGCCCATCGGGCAGTGCCGCTCGCAGGTGCCGCACAGCGTGCACGGCGGCGCGCCGGCCCACTCCGGCAGGCCGCCGACGAGGAAGTGCGCCTTGCCGCGGCACTTCTCCCACGATCCGCTCCGCGGGTGCGCGCTCACCCCGCCCATGGCGAGGTTCTTGAGGGCGCCCCCGAAGCCGGCCTGGATGTGCCCCTTCACGTGGCTCATGACGACCATGCTCGTCGCGTCGTGGATCGCCGAGGCGATCGACTGCACGCCGATAGGCGGCCCGCAGTCGACCTCCACCGAGTCGTTCCCGAAGATGCCGTCCGCGAGCAGCACCGGGCAGCGCAGCGACGACTCGTTGTAGCCGTTGCGGTTCGCCACCGCGAGGTACTCGTGGCCGAGCATGCGCACCGTGTCGGTCACGAACGGGTGCGCGCCGCGCCGGGCGACCGCGTCGACCACGGCCGCGACGTAGGCGGGCCGGATCGTCTGCACCGCGCCGCGGCTCCCGAAGTGGATCTTGATCGGCACGACCTCGCCTTCGGCCGCCGCCGCGCCGAACGGGAAGCGGGCGAGCGCGCGCTCGAGCCGGCCGAGGAGCGAGTCCTCGTAGTCGAAACGGCTCGCGCGGGCGGTGAGGAACCAGACCTCGGGAGCCATCAGAACATCTGCGACGACGCCATGACGTTGTCGCAGTAGTGGCAGCGGACGGTCTTCTCGTCGAAGCGCACCATGATCGGCTTGACGTTCTCCTGGTGCTCGGGCCGCGTGATGCACCCCTTGTTCGCGCAGACCATCCCCGCGATCCCCTCGACGCGCGACGGCAGCCGCAGCTCGAGCTTGCGCACCACCTTGCCCGCGACGACCCGGTTCACGGTGCAGCCGGGGGAGACGGCGGCGATCATGCGCAGCTCCTGCTCGTCGAGATCGCGATCCTCGATCATGAGCATCCCCTTGATCGAGCCCGGCCGCCGGAGCGCCTTCACGGTCGCGGCGCGGTAGATGTCCCGCCGCTCGCGCACGCGCAGGATGCGAACCATGAGATCCTCGGTGTACGGCAGCATGTGATCGATCACGACGCCGCGATCGCGGATCGGGAGGATCGACACGTCGGTGCGCGGCGGCTTCTCGGCGATGGCGCGCTCCTCGAAGAACCCCGCGTCGTCGGCGGGCGCCCTCCACTCCTTGCCCGAAAACTCGCCGCCGAACAGGCCGAGCGCGAGGGCGAGCTCGGTGAGCCGCGTCGGGACGCCGTTCCCGGCCTGTACCTTGTAGATCGCCTTCGGGTGCCCGTCGATCGCGGGCGATATCGACGGCGCCGTCTTGTCGATGGGCAGCGGGTGCATCAGCCCGAACGACGGCCGCGTCTTCTCGAGCATCTCGAGGGTGAACTCGGTCATCTCCTTGGCCTTCTCGAACTCGCTCAGATCGGGCATGCGCTCCTTCTGGATCCGCGTCTGGTACAGGATGTCGGTCGCCTCCGTCGCCTCGGTGATGGTGCCGTGCCGCACGACCTCGACGCCGCGCGCCTCGATCACCTGGAGGATCTGCTCGGGCAGCGCGAGCGCCGGGTGCGAGAAGAGGTGGAGCCGGACGCCCGGGAACTTCGTGAGCGCGAGCGCGAGCGAGTGCGCCGTCCGGCCGTACTTCAGGTCCCCCGCCAGGGTGAGATCGAAGCCCTCGAGGCGCCCCAAGTGCTCGCGGATCGTGAACAGGTCGAGCAGCGTCTGCGTCGGGTGCTCGTGCTTGCCGTCGCCCGCGTTGAACACCGGGAACCCGAGGTGATCCGCGGCGAACCGCGCCGAGCCGTCGAGCGGGTGGCGCATGATGAGCGCGTCGCACTCGTACGCCTCGTACATGTCGAGCGTGTGGCGCAGCGACTCGCCCTTCTTCACGCTCGTCCCCTCGGTGCCGGCGAACCCGGTGACCCGCATGCCGAGCCGCAGCGCCGCGATCTCGAAGCTCGTGCGCGTGCGCGTCGAGTTCTCGTAGAACAGGAGCGCCGCGAGGAGGTCGCGCCCCTCGGCCAGGCGGTACTTCGGGATGTCCTTGGCGCGCAGCGCCTTCTTGATCTCGACCGCCTTGTCGAGAATGAAGACGAGCTCGTCCTTCGTGAAGGTGTGGACGTCCGTGAGATCCCTGCCGAGAAATGCCATGCGCCACCTCGCGAGGAAAGAGCGGCCGGCCGCCTCGACCGCCGCCGCCGTCATTTCTACCCGAACCCACGGCCTGAGCGCCAACGGTTTGTGGAGATCTTGTGCCGCGGCTCCGAAATCGTGGCCGCGGATTTCACATCCGCGGTAGGATCGCCAGATGGGAACCAGGCCAGGCTCTTTCGTCTATTTCGTCCCTTCCGTCCCTTCTGTCCCTTCCATCCCTTTCTGCGCTTTTCTACTGCTGCTCGTCCTTTTTCCGAGCATCTCTCACGCAAACATCGTCGTCGCCGAGCCCACGGGCGATGCGGATGCTGTCTTCGTCGCCGAGCTGAAGGCATCTCTTGAAATAGTTGCCGCCGAGGCGCCCGCAGAGATGGACGCCGAGCTGCGGACGAGCGCTTCGAACAATGAAGCCGGGTGGGAGCTCGTCGTGGAGCTCGCGCCCAAAGACGGCCAAGAGCCGATCCGTGAAACGCGCATCGTCTCCAAGGCGAGCGCGCTGTCCCAGGCGAGAGCCATGGAGAGGGCGGTGATTGCGGCGTTCAGGTCAGCTGCTTCTGCAGCGCCAGAAACGACACCGGAGGTCGTCGTCGCAACGCCGGTAACCGCACCGTCGCCTCAGGAGGTGACACCTCCGGCTGAGCCTCCGAAAGCGCCGCCTCCTCCGCCGCTGCCTGAGAAGCACAGCCGGCGCAGCGCGCTGTTGATGACTCTTCTTCCTACCGCCCTGCTCCCGCCCATCGGAGCAGGGA contains:
- the pyrB gene encoding aspartate carbamoyltransferase, with the translated sequence MAFLGRDLTDVHTFTKDELVFILDKAVEIKKALRAKDIPKYRLAEGRDLLAALLFYENSTRTRTSFEIAALRLGMRVTGFAGTEGTSVKKGESLRHTLDMYEAYECDALIMRHPLDGSARFAADHLGFPVFNAGDGKHEHPTQTLLDLFTIREHLGRLEGFDLTLAGDLKYGRTAHSLALALTKFPGVRLHLFSHPALALPEQILQVIEARGVEVVRHGTITEATEATDILYQTRIQKERMPDLSEFEKAKEMTEFTLEMLEKTRPSFGLMHPLPIDKTAPSISPAIDGHPKAIYKVQAGNGVPTRLTELALALGLFGGEFSGKEWRAPADDAGFFEERAIAEKPPRTDVSILPIRDRGVVIDHMLPYTEDLMVRILRVRERRDIYRAATVKALRRPGSIKGMLMIEDRDLDEQELRMIAAVSPGCTVNRVVAGKVVRKLELRLPSRVEGIAGMVCANKGCITRPEHQENVKPIMVRFDEKTVRCHYCDNVMASSQMF
- a CDS encoding DUF362 domain-containing protein; this encodes MAPEVWFLTARASRFDYEDSLLGRLERALARFPFGAAAAEGEVVPIKIHFGSRGAVQTIRPAYVAAVVDAVARRGAHPFVTDTVRMLGHEYLAVANRNGYNESSLRCPVLLADGIFGNDSVEVDCGPPIGVQSIASAIHDATSMVVMSHVKGHIQAGFGGALKNLAMGGVSAHPRSGSWEKCRGKAHFLVGGLPEWAGAPPCTLCGTCERHCPMGAMKIRDGVVAATQECWRCGRCISACPEEALSTPKDEGMFQRALAAQAGAVAGTFAPGKVVYVSFLLEMQPECDCMDMCDVPMVQNVGVLIASDPVAIDAAALDLVAKAPLLPGSRADRLIAAGYGGNDPFGAVHLKSSWGHVRHAAELGLGSLEYVLKPFPEKEKKG